In Actinoplanes derwentensis, the following proteins share a genomic window:
- the nuoE gene encoding NADH-quinone oxidoreductase subunit NuoE has product MTTVDFSPAAEPLAAKLLEPAREILARYPAGRERSALLPLLHLVQTEEGFVSPGGVAFCADLLGINKAQVGAVATFYTMYKRRPTGEYLVSVCTNTLCNVMGGQEVYDGLVEHLGIGHGETSADGKITLEHAECLAACDYAPVVTVNYDFTVDQATPENAVELVESLRQDQRPTPARGARICSLKDMQFQLAGFADPRDGAVGDGVAGAPTLRGVRLAQEHGVAVAGFDPDTPITKTKPLPKDEVANPAEAAGVAANKPASDAKPAGDSRPSGKEGTK; this is encoded by the coding sequence ATGACAACGGTGGACTTCTCGCCGGCCGCCGAACCGCTGGCGGCCAAGCTCCTCGAACCGGCCCGGGAGATCCTGGCCCGGTACCCGGCCGGTCGTGAGCGCTCCGCGCTGCTGCCGCTGCTGCATCTGGTGCAGACCGAGGAGGGCTTCGTCAGCCCGGGTGGGGTGGCGTTCTGCGCCGACCTGCTCGGCATCAACAAGGCCCAGGTCGGGGCGGTCGCGACCTTCTACACCATGTACAAGCGCCGGCCTACCGGCGAATACCTGGTCAGCGTCTGCACCAACACCCTCTGCAACGTCATGGGCGGCCAGGAGGTGTACGACGGACTGGTCGAGCACCTCGGCATCGGTCACGGCGAGACCTCGGCCGACGGCAAGATCACGCTGGAGCACGCGGAGTGCCTCGCCGCCTGCGACTACGCGCCGGTGGTGACGGTCAACTACGACTTCACCGTCGACCAGGCCACGCCGGAGAACGCGGTCGAGCTGGTGGAGAGCCTGCGCCAGGACCAGCGGCCGACCCCGGCGCGCGGCGCCCGGATCTGCTCGCTGAAGGACATGCAGTTCCAGCTCGCCGGCTTCGCCGACCCCCGGGACGGCGCGGTCGGCGACGGGGTGGCCGGTGCACCGACCCTGCGCGGGGTGCGGCTCGCCCAGGAGCACGGTGTCGCGGTGGCCGGGTTCGATCCGGACACTCCGATCACCAAGACCAAGCCGCTGCCCAAGGACGAGGTCGCCAACCCCGCCGAGGCAGCCGGAGTGGCCGCGAACAAGCCGGCCTCCGATGCCAAGCCCGCTGGTGACAGCCGCCCGAGCGGCAAGGAGGGTACAAAATGA
- a CDS encoding NADH-quinone oxidoreductase subunit D, which produces MTTSEYATERETTEGRVFTVTGGDWDTITSSVDPLSNEKIVVNMGPQHPSTHGVLRLVLELEGETVTEVRPVIGYLHTGIEKNLEYRNWTQGVTFVTRMDYLANMSNETAYCLAVEKLLGITDQITERTNTIRVLFMELQRIASHLVWLATTGMELGAISMMLYGFREREYILDIFEETSGLRMNNGYIRPGGLAQDLPESAVRKIRDFLVYLPKKLKEYEAMLSGQIIWQQRTQGVAVLDVTGCLALGITGPVLRSAGLPWDLRKTMPYCGYENYEFDVPTATTADVWGRYLVRMAEIRESLKIVEQALDRLKPGPIWIEDKKIAWPAQLAIGTDGLGNSLEHVAKIMGQSMESLIHHFKLVTEGFRVPPGQVYVAIEHPRGELGVHAVSDGGTQPYRVHYREPSFVNLQAIPAMAEGALLADVIAGGASLDPVMGGCDR; this is translated from the coding sequence GTGACCACATCTGAGTACGCGACCGAGCGCGAGACGACCGAGGGCCGGGTCTTCACGGTCACCGGCGGCGACTGGGACACCATCACCTCCAGCGTCGATCCGCTCAGCAACGAGAAGATCGTCGTCAACATGGGCCCGCAGCACCCGTCCACCCACGGGGTGCTCCGGCTGGTGCTGGAACTCGAGGGCGAGACGGTGACCGAGGTCCGCCCGGTCATCGGTTACCTGCACACCGGGATCGAGAAGAACCTGGAGTACCGCAACTGGACCCAGGGCGTCACCTTCGTGACCCGGATGGACTATCTCGCCAACATGTCCAACGAGACGGCGTACTGCCTCGCGGTGGAGAAGCTCCTCGGCATCACCGATCAGATCACTGAGCGGACGAACACCATCCGGGTGCTCTTCATGGAACTGCAGCGGATCGCCTCGCACCTGGTCTGGCTCGCGACCACGGGCATGGAGCTGGGCGCCATCTCGATGATGCTGTACGGCTTCCGCGAGCGGGAGTACATCCTCGACATCTTCGAGGAGACCTCCGGCCTGCGGATGAACAACGGCTACATCCGCCCGGGCGGCCTCGCGCAGGACCTGCCGGAGTCCGCGGTTCGCAAGATCCGCGACTTCCTGGTCTACCTGCCGAAGAAGCTCAAGGAATATGAGGCGATGCTGTCCGGCCAGATCATCTGGCAGCAGCGGACCCAGGGTGTCGCGGTGCTGGACGTGACCGGGTGCCTGGCGCTCGGGATCACCGGCCCGGTGCTGCGCTCGGCCGGCCTGCCGTGGGACCTGCGCAAGACGATGCCGTACTGCGGTTACGAGAACTACGAGTTCGATGTGCCCACCGCGACCACCGCCGACGTCTGGGGCCGTTACCTGGTCCGGATGGCGGAGATCCGGGAATCGCTGAAGATCGTCGAGCAGGCCCTGGACCGGCTCAAACCCGGGCCGATCTGGATCGAGGACAAGAAGATCGCCTGGCCGGCGCAGCTCGCGATCGGCACCGACGGTCTCGGCAACTCCCTCGAACACGTCGCGAAGATCATGGGTCAGTCGATGGAGTCGCTGATCCACCACTTCAAGCTGGTGACCGAGGGCTTCCGGGTTCCGCCTGGTCAAGTCTATGTCGCCATCGAGCACCCGCGTGGCGAGCTCGGCGTACACGCGGTCTCCGACGGTGGAACCCAGCCCTATCGGGTGCACTACCGCGAGCCGAGCTTCGTGAACCTCCAGGCCATCCCCGCGATGGCCGAGGGCGCCCTGCTGGCCGACGTGATCGCCGGCGGCGCCTCGCTGGATCCCGTGATGGGTGGGTGTGACCGATGA
- a CDS encoding NADH-quinone oxidoreductase subunit C: MSIQAGTEGSVPKGPEVQAPTTPDKGMFGVKGTGDVSGFGRLTRPRPAAFDSPRPYGGYFDDVYDALEEAYPAIAEAIEKVVVDRAELTLHVRPEHIAEVCQVMRDDASLRFELCSSVDVVDYLASDERRFHVAYQLTSMTYRRRVRLEVSVADGVTVPSVTRIYPTADWQEREAYDMFGVVFAGHPNLTRILMPDDWEGHPQRKDYPLGGVPVEYKGASIPPPDQRRVYQ, translated from the coding sequence ATGAGTATTCAAGCCGGAACCGAGGGTAGCGTTCCGAAGGGTCCTGAAGTGCAGGCGCCGACCACCCCGGATAAGGGCATGTTCGGCGTCAAGGGCACCGGAGATGTCTCCGGCTTCGGTCGTCTGACCCGCCCGAGACCTGCTGCTTTTGACAGCCCGCGGCCCTACGGCGGGTATTTCGACGACGTCTACGACGCGCTTGAGGAAGCTTATCCGGCCATTGCCGAAGCAATCGAGAAAGTGGTCGTGGATAGGGCGGAACTCACACTTCACGTACGCCCTGAACACATCGCTGAGGTGTGTCAGGTAATGCGTGACGACGCCTCCCTGCGCTTCGAGTTGTGCTCCTCGGTCGATGTCGTCGACTATCTGGCCTCCGACGAGCGCCGTTTCCATGTCGCTTATCAATTGACTTCGATGACCTATCGCCGCCGGGTACGCCTGGAGGTCTCGGTCGCCGACGGGGTCACCGTTCCGAGCGTCACCCGGATCTACCCGACCGCGGACTGGCAGGAGCGCGAGGCCTACGACATGTTCGGCGTCGTCTTCGCCGGCCACCCGAACCTGACGCGGATCCTCATGCCGGACGACTGGGAGGGCCACCCCCAGCGCAAGGACTACCCGCTCGGCGGCGTGCCCGTCGAGTACAAGGGCGCCTCGATTCCGCCTCCCGACCAGCGGAGGGTCTACCAGTGA
- a CDS encoding NuoB/complex I 20 kDa subunit family protein: MGIEEKLPAGILLTSVEKLSNYARKSSFWGATFGLACCAIEMMASGGPHYDLGRWGMEVFRASPRQADLMIVAGRVSQKMAPVVRQIYDQMPEPRSVISMGVCASSGGMFNNYAIVQGVDHIVPVDIYLPGCPPRPEMLIDAILKMREKVMAAPLGPNGRKMLEARQAEGRVPIVAPGAMPSSYRVDKVRRAEWTQAVKEGREEQLRIENWMKLQPHLREVHK; encoded by the coding sequence ATGGGAATCGAAGAGAAACTCCCGGCCGGCATCCTGCTGACGAGCGTGGAGAAACTCTCCAACTACGCCCGGAAGTCATCCTTCTGGGGCGCCACCTTCGGTCTCGCCTGCTGTGCCATCGAAATGATGGCCTCCGGCGGCCCGCACTATGACCTGGGCCGGTGGGGCATGGAGGTCTTCCGCGCCTCGCCTCGACAGGCCGACCTGATGATCGTGGCCGGCCGGGTCAGCCAGAAGATGGCTCCGGTGGTCCGGCAGATCTACGACCAGATGCCCGAGCCGCGCTCGGTGATCTCGATGGGCGTCTGTGCCTCGTCCGGCGGCATGTTCAACAACTACGCCATCGTTCAAGGCGTCGACCACATCGTTCCGGTCGACATCTACCTACCCGGTTGTCCGCCTCGACCCGAGATGCTGATCGACGCGATCCTCAAGATGCGCGAGAAGGTCATGGCGGCACCACTCGGTCCCAACGGCCGAAAGATGCTCGAAGCTCGGCAGGCCGAGGGCCGAGTTCCGATCGTCGCGCCGGGAGCCATGCCGTCGTCCTACCGCGTGGACAAGGTCCGCCGCGCGGAATGGACTCAGGCCGTGAAAGAGGGACGCGAAGAGCAATTGCGGATCGAGAACTGGATGAAACTCCAGCCGCATTTGCGGGAGGTTCACAAATGA
- a CDS encoding NADH-quinone oxidoreductase subunit A, which translates to MTINPYVPIVGLLILGALFALFSVSIAPIVGPKRFNRAKLDAYECGIEPAPQPIGGGRFPVKFYLTAMLFIIFDIETIFLYPWAVSFDALGLFGFVEMVLFILTVFIAYAYVWRRGGLNWD; encoded by the coding sequence ATGACGATCAACCCTTATGTCCCGATCGTCGGGTTGCTGATTTTAGGCGCCCTGTTCGCGTTGTTCTCGGTGTCCATCGCGCCCATCGTCGGGCCCAAGCGCTTCAACCGCGCGAAGCTCGACGCCTATGAGTGCGGGATCGAGCCGGCGCCGCAACCGATCGGTGGCGGGCGATTCCCGGTGAAGTTCTACCTCACCGCGATGCTCTTCATCATCTTCGACATCGAGACGATCTTCCTCTACCCGTGGGCCGTGTCGTTCGACGCGCTCGGCCTCTTCGGGTTCGTGGAGATGGTCCTCTTCATCCTCACCGTCTTCATCGCCTACGCGTACGTGTGGCGACGTGGCGGCCTGAACTGGGACTGA
- a CDS encoding geranylgeranyl reductase family protein, giving the protein MIVVGAGPGGSAAAYHLARHGVRVLLLEKTEFPREKVCGDGLTPRAVRQLVRMGIDTSEKAGWLQNKGLRVIGGGVRLELDWPELASFPNYGLVRTRMDFDDLLARQAVEAGALLRTGVNVTGPILNDDGYVTGVEAKIGADKEPVRFLAPLVISADGVSGKFPLALGLAKRDDRPLGVAVRRYYHSAVKADDDYLESWLELRSAQDPGRLLPGYGWIFGLGDGRVNVGLGILNSSDAFGKTNYRNLLTDWLGSTPEEWGLRDEANADGPTLGAALPMGFNRVPHYTRGVMLVGDSGGMVNPMNGEGIAYAMESGEMAAEVAVQALARPAGPERERALQAYPAELSLRFGGYYRIGGIFVKLIGNPQIMRVATKYGMPQPLLMKFVLKLLANLTDPRGGDAMDRIINGLTKVAPSV; this is encoded by the coding sequence GTGATCGTGGTCGGTGCCGGCCCGGGCGGTTCAGCGGCCGCCTATCACCTGGCTCGTCATGGTGTGCGGGTGCTGCTGCTGGAGAAGACCGAGTTTCCCCGCGAGAAGGTCTGCGGCGACGGGCTCACGCCCCGCGCGGTGCGCCAGCTCGTTCGGATGGGCATCGACACCTCGGAGAAGGCGGGCTGGCTCCAAAATAAGGGCCTGCGCGTGATCGGCGGCGGCGTTCGGCTGGAACTGGACTGGCCCGAGCTCGCCAGCTTCCCGAACTACGGCCTGGTCCGGACCCGGATGGACTTCGACGACCTGCTGGCCAGGCAGGCGGTCGAGGCGGGCGCGCTGCTGCGCACCGGAGTCAACGTCACCGGGCCGATCCTGAACGACGACGGATACGTGACCGGTGTCGAGGCCAAGATCGGCGCGGACAAGGAGCCGGTCCGGTTCCTGGCCCCGCTGGTGATCTCCGCGGACGGCGTCTCCGGCAAGTTCCCGCTGGCTCTCGGCCTGGCCAAGCGTGACGACCGGCCGCTCGGTGTTGCGGTCCGGCGCTACTACCACTCGGCGGTCAAGGCCGATGACGACTACCTGGAGTCCTGGCTGGAGCTGCGCAGCGCGCAGGACCCGGGCCGGCTCCTCCCCGGTTACGGGTGGATCTTCGGGCTCGGTGACGGCCGGGTCAACGTCGGGCTGGGCATCCTGAACTCGTCGGACGCCTTCGGCAAGACGAACTACCGGAACCTGCTGACCGACTGGCTGGGCAGCACCCCCGAGGAGTGGGGGCTGCGTGACGAGGCCAACGCGGACGGTCCCACGCTGGGTGCCGCACTCCCGATGGGCTTCAACCGGGTGCCGCACTACACCCGCGGTGTGATGCTGGTCGGCGACTCCGGCGGCATGGTCAATCCGATGAACGGCGAGGGCATCGCGTACGCGATGGAGTCCGGCGAGATGGCGGCCGAGGTGGCCGTGCAGGCGCTGGCCCGTCCCGCGGGTCCCGAGCGCGAGCGCGCGCTCCAGGCGTACCCCGCCGAATTGAGTCTCCGGTTCGGTGGTTATTACCGGATCGGTGGGATCTTCGTGAAGCTGATCGGCAATCCGCAGATCATGCGGGTCGCCACCAAGTACGGCATGCCTCAGCCGCTGCTCATGAAGTTCGTCCTCAAACTCCTGGCCAACCTCACCGACCCCCGGGGTGGCGACGCCATGGATCGCATCATCAACGGCCTGACCAAGGTGGCGCCCTCCGTCTGA
- a CDS encoding demethylmenaquinone methyltransferase, which translates to MTRADLDKQPHEVAEMFDGVAHRYDLTNTVISFGQDRGWRRATRAALGLRPGERVLDVGAGTGVSTEELARSGAFAVGADISVGMLRAGRQVRAEVPLLAGDALKLPFADNTFDAVTISLALRNVVDTTAALREFARVTRPGGRLVVCEFSHPTNKAFRTLYLQYLMRSLPGVARAVASNPEAYVYLIESIRAWPDQQGLADVIAGSGEWDRVGWRNLTGGIVALHRATRV; encoded by the coding sequence GTGACACGCGCAGACCTGGACAAGCAGCCGCATGAGGTCGCCGAGATGTTCGACGGCGTGGCCCATCGGTACGACCTGACCAACACCGTGATCTCCTTCGGGCAGGACCGTGGCTGGCGCCGCGCAACCCGGGCCGCGCTCGGGCTCCGGCCGGGGGAGCGGGTCCTGGACGTGGGGGCCGGCACCGGGGTCTCCACCGAGGAGCTGGCCCGGTCCGGGGCGTTCGCCGTCGGCGCGGACATCTCGGTGGGGATGCTGCGGGCGGGTCGTCAGGTTCGGGCCGAGGTGCCGTTGCTCGCCGGGGATGCGCTGAAGCTGCCGTTCGCGGACAACACCTTCGACGCGGTCACCATCTCGCTCGCTCTGCGTAATGTCGTCGACACCACCGCTGCGCTGCGTGAGTTCGCTCGGGTGACCCGTCCGGGCGGCCGGCTGGTGGTGTGCGAATTCAGTCACCCGACCAATAAGGCCTTCCGCACGCTGTACCTGCAGTACCTGATGCGGTCCCTGCCGGGGGTGGCGCGGGCGGTGGCGAGCAACCCGGAGGCGTACGTCTATCTGATCGAGTCCATCCGGGCCTGGCCGGATCAGCAGGGTCTGGCCGACGTGATCGCGGGCTCCGGGGAGTGGGATCGGGTGGGCTGGCGGAACCTCACCGGCGGAATCGTGGCCCTCCATCGGGCTACGAGAGTCTAA
- the mqnC gene encoding cyclic dehypoxanthinyl futalosine synthase, producing the protein MTANPEIDSILQRGADGGRITPEEALLLYTEAPFHELGEAADAVRRRRHPEGIVTYLIDRNINYTNVCVTACKFCAFFRAPKHKEGWAHPIEEILHRAGEAVELGATQVMLQGGHHPDFGVAYYEHLFSSVKQEFPQLAIHSIGPSEILHMAKVDGVSIEDAVIRIKAAGLDSIAGAGAEMLPDRPRKAIAPLKESGARWLEVMAIAHRHGLSSTATMMMGTGETNFERIEHIRMIRDVQDLAVANGYSDVAVEQSHEVGGFRAFIPWTYQAENNHLKGRTQATTMEYLRFIAVSRLFFDNISHLQASWLTTGKDIGQLSLHMGVDDLGSIMLEENVISSAGAKHRSNLQELITMIRTADRIPAWRDTWYKHLAVHLTPADDPTDDRVVSHFSSIALPGGGVRKALPLVQTS; encoded by the coding sequence GTGACCGCGAATCCGGAGATCGACAGCATCCTGCAGCGCGGAGCCGACGGCGGGCGCATCACGCCCGAGGAGGCCCTGCTCCTCTACACCGAGGCCCCGTTCCACGAGCTGGGCGAGGCTGCCGACGCGGTTCGGCGACGACGTCATCCCGAGGGCATCGTCACTTACCTGATCGACCGCAACATCAACTACACGAACGTCTGTGTGACGGCGTGCAAGTTCTGTGCCTTCTTCCGTGCTCCCAAGCACAAGGAGGGCTGGGCGCACCCGATCGAGGAGATCCTGCACCGGGCCGGTGAGGCGGTCGAGCTGGGCGCCACGCAGGTGATGCTTCAGGGCGGCCACCATCCCGACTTCGGGGTGGCGTACTACGAGCACCTCTTCTCCTCGGTCAAGCAGGAGTTCCCGCAGCTCGCGATCCACTCGATCGGCCCGAGCGAGATCCTGCACATGGCCAAGGTCGACGGCGTCTCCATCGAGGACGCGGTGATCCGGATCAAGGCCGCCGGCCTGGACTCGATCGCCGGCGCAGGTGCCGAGATGCTGCCGGACCGGCCGCGGAAGGCGATCGCGCCGCTCAAGGAGAGCGGTGCCCGCTGGCTCGAGGTGATGGCGATCGCCCACCGGCACGGCCTGTCCTCCACCGCGACCATGATGATGGGCACGGGCGAGACGAACTTCGAGCGCATCGAGCACATCCGGATGATCCGAGATGTGCAGGACCTGGCCGTGGCGAACGGCTACTCCGACGTCGCGGTCGAGCAGTCGCACGAGGTCGGCGGCTTCCGGGCCTTCATCCCGTGGACGTACCAGGCGGAGAACAACCATCTGAAGGGCCGCACCCAGGCCACGACGATGGAGTACCTGCGGTTCATCGCGGTCTCCCGGCTCTTCTTCGACAACATTTCCCACCTGCAGGCGTCCTGGCTGACCACGGGTAAGGACATCGGCCAGCTCTCACTGCACATGGGTGTCGACGATCTGGGCTCGATCATGCTGGAGGAGAACGTGATCTCCTCAGCCGGAGCCAAGCACCGGTCGAACCTCCAGGAGCTGATCACCATGATCCGCACCGCGGACCGCATCCCGGCGTGGCGCGACACCTGGTACAAGCACTTGGCCGTGCACCTCACGCCGGCTGACGACCCCACCGACGACCGGGTGGTCTCGCACTTCTCCTCGATCGCGCTGCCGGGCGGTGGCGTTCGTAAGGCCCTTCCTCTGGTGCAGACCAGCTAG
- a CDS encoding TetR/AcrR family transcriptional regulator: MGETRRTIELLWLAETTRDAETTRGADAETTREAETATAGAKPKSKRGRRPGLTVTRVVEAGITLAGAEGLDAVSMRRVAQELGVVPMTLYTYVPDKGALLDLMLDRLYLAMPRADHPDRPWRERLAAVAEENRRLYGEHPWAASLPASRPPLGPGLMAKYEHELRAFDGCGLDDVTRDSALTFLIGFVQAQARSEAEVRAAATRAGDTDFEWWAERGPIFQVVFEQHRYPTATRVGAAAGAALGAAYDPGHAYTFGLNRVLDGLAALIETGDPRR, encoded by the coding sequence GTGGGCGAGACACGCCGAACCATCGAGCTGCTGTGGTTGGCGGAAACCACGAGGGACGCGGAGACCACGAGGGGAGCGGACGCGGAGACCACGAGGGAGGCGGAGACCGCGACGGCGGGCGCGAAACCGAAGAGCAAGCGCGGCCGCCGCCCAGGACTGACCGTCACGCGGGTGGTGGAGGCCGGAATCACCCTGGCCGGCGCAGAGGGCCTGGACGCAGTGTCGATGCGCCGCGTCGCCCAGGAGCTGGGCGTGGTGCCGATGACCCTCTACACCTACGTCCCCGACAAGGGCGCCCTGCTGGATCTGATGCTGGACCGCCTCTACCTGGCGATGCCCCGCGCCGACCACCCGGACCGCCCCTGGCGGGAGCGGCTGGCCGCAGTCGCCGAGGAGAACCGCCGGCTATACGGCGAGCATCCGTGGGCGGCGAGCCTGCCGGCCAGCCGGCCACCACTGGGCCCGGGCCTGATGGCGAAGTACGAGCACGAGCTACGCGCCTTCGACGGTTGTGGCCTGGACGACGTGACGCGTGATTCGGCGCTCACTTTCCTGATCGGATTCGTGCAGGCGCAGGCTCGGTCCGAGGCGGAGGTGCGGGCGGCGGCCACCCGGGCCGGTGACACCGACTTCGAGTGGTGGGCGGAGCGCGGGCCGATCTTCCAGGTGGTGTTCGAGCAGCACCGCTATCCCACGGCGACCCGGGTCGGCGCCGCTGCGGGGGCCGCGCTGGGTGCCGCCTACGACCCGGGACACGCGTACACCTTCGGTCTGAACCGGGTGCTGGACGGCCTGGCCGCCCTGATCGAGACGGGTGACCCTCGCCGCTGA
- a CDS encoding VOC family protein, producing the protein MQITSSAISLTVDDVPASSKFLADHFGYAERMSADGFTSLGREDGGVDVVFLRRGIEVLPPELRAVHTAGTIVAFVVTDLDAEQARLRAEGVEPTLPIREEPWGERLLLVTDPNGVVYELVEWVTTTDS; encoded by the coding sequence ATGCAGATCACCTCGTCCGCCATCTCGCTCACCGTCGACGATGTCCCGGCTTCCAGCAAGTTTCTCGCAGATCACTTCGGCTATGCCGAACGGATGTCGGCTGACGGCTTCACTTCGCTCGGCCGGGAGGACGGCGGTGTCGACGTGGTCTTCCTGCGCCGCGGCATCGAGGTGCTGCCGCCGGAGCTGCGCGCGGTGCACACCGCCGGCACGATCGTCGCCTTCGTCGTCACCGACCTCGACGCCGAGCAGGCCCGGCTGAGGGCGGAGGGTGTCGAGCCGACCCTGCCCATCCGGGAGGAGCCGTGGGGTGAGCGGCTGCTGCTGGTGACCGACCCCAACGGTGTCGTTTATGAGCTGGTCGAGTGGGTCACCACCACGGACTCCTGA